One genomic segment of Persephonella sp. includes these proteins:
- a CDS encoding sulfite exporter TauE/SafE family protein translates to GVVVGFFSGLLGIGGGIILNPALIKLGIPPIVTVGTSVAQMVGATVSGFLAHLKLKNIDIKLGIVMILSGFVGGGFGVFLAKILEEAGYFRTFVLSFYAFYLAFTGITMFIDVLRKKKEEKKKSAFVRFLENLPFKYHFEFGTFSILIPIFIGLISGFLAAVMGVGGGFVVIPALIYLAGLPVHRAVGMSLFQMIFITSFLTYFHGTVNYGVDIVLALILMAGSSFGAVFGSAVGQKINKNITKFIMASLVSAVSIMSFYQLFFEKGKKKEAFHAVHNTISDFAHNHPEIYSLSVIVVSLIAGTIISMLTHRLKILIEIYIEKLQHRKQES, encoded by the coding sequence TTGGTGTTGTGGTTGGATTTTTCTCTGGTCTTCTTGGCATTGGTGGCGGAATTATACTTAACCCTGCTTTAATCAAGTTGGGTATTCCTCCAATTGTCACCGTGGGAACCTCAGTTGCCCAGATGGTGGGTGCTACAGTCTCAGGATTTTTAGCCCATCTAAAACTAAAAAATATAGATATAAAACTTGGTATCGTTATGATACTTTCCGGCTTTGTTGGTGGCGGATTTGGAGTATTTCTGGCAAAAATACTGGAAGAAGCCGGATATTTTAGAACATTTGTTCTGTCTTTTTATGCTTTTTATCTGGCTTTCACCGGAATAACAATGTTTATAGATGTTCTTAGGAAGAAAAAAGAAGAAAAGAAAAAAAGTGCATTTGTTAGATTTCTGGAAAATCTGCCTTTTAAATATCATTTTGAGTTTGGAACATTTTCTATTCTTATACCTATTTTCATAGGATTAATTTCTGGATTTCTTGCTGCTGTTATGGGAGTTGGTGGTGGGTTTGTTGTGATACCAGCTCTGATATATCTTGCAGGTTTACCTGTTCATAGAGCTGTTGGAATGAGTTTGTTCCAGATGATTTTTATAACTTCATTTCTCACATATTTCCATGGAACTGTAAACTACGGAGTTGATATTGTTCTTGCATTAATTCTTATGGCCGGTTCTTCTTTTGGTGCTGTTTTTGGTTCTGCTGTAGGACAGAAAATAAACAAAAATATAACTAAATTTATCATGGCTTCCCTTGTTTCTGCTGTTTCTATAATGAGTTTTTATCAGCTATTTTTTGAAAAAGGAAAGAAAAAAGAGGCTTTTCATGCTGTTCATAACACTATTTCGGATTTTGCCCATAACCATCCTGAAATTTATTCCTTATCTGTAATAGTTGTCAGTTTAATTGCCGGGACTATAATTAGTATGCTAACCCATAGACTAAAAATATTAATTGAGATTTATATTGAAAAACTTCAACACAGGAAACAGGAAAGTTGA